From Punica granatum isolate Tunisia-2019 chromosome 1, ASM765513v2, whole genome shotgun sequence:
AGAGTTTGCCCTCTACATTCAAATCTTGAGTATGTTCTTGAATTTGAATATCACTTCTTATTAACTTGAGGTTTTAGGATAAAATGAAGCTAATCGCTTATagtttaatgaaaatttttataatacgaaatatatatatatatatatatatatatatgccattGCCGTTCATTAAGACTATTCTTAGGTCAACCCTCCAGCTGCTGACCAGTTAACTTAATGCAGCAAGATCATTTGGTCAGCGGTGCATGGCGTTTCTTCCAATTTTGACCACTAATGCCCTGCCAGCTCGGCCCCGGCCGTGCCCTCCAATCACACCAAAACGATCATTGGTCGACGGAACTGGCTACAATCAAGGACTCGGATATGGCCTTTTTTCCAGTGATTGGCCCCATATTAAAGTCTTTGGTCCCATGAGGAAAGGACTAGTCCTGAATTGCATGCAGAAGCATAAATTCTCCCTTGAAATTAATAACTTGATGATTCGATTTTTATGAATGAAATTTCCTacgtttctttattttttcagtttaACTTTTTATTGGCCTCACTTGtaataggggaaaaaaaagttttgatCACCTAACCGAACTAGTTAATTTGCATTTTACACTTTTTaatcttttcaatttcatatttgtaaaaactttatattttcattatttattaaaaacttCACTTTACTCGGTAAGATCACAAATGTCCTCAAAATAGATTATAACTAATCTCTTCGTGCTCTTATTTGGTCCTTGTCACCTGATGATTTTAATGGGTTTCGaactcataaatttttttttttggaactCTTTCTTCTTATGTTATCCGCTTGGATTTTGATAGGCTGGTTAGGAGCTCAATGGTGAAATGCTACTTTgatcaattttgattttaatggATCAACTTTTATGAGAAATTAtgcttttatattattatttttatgtaatGAAGACTAAAAAATGCAATATTTTAGAGTGCGTTtagatttagagttgagttgagttgagttttgattttaattgatttgtaatgattgtattgttgaattatgagaaaaagtgtgaaaaagtaataaataattgagagaatgtaatgattaagtaatgattgtgttgttgaattgtgaaaaagtaatgaatagttgagagaatttaatattaaaaattaaattgaatggttaaaaaaaatttaaaaatgaaaaaaagtaatgattgtgatgttgaattgaagataaatagagtggagttgagttgagttgagtaaaaaaaatttcgaaaaaCAAATACACCATAATATGTcaaaagtaataataatatgcactcataaaattaaaacagAAAAGGTAATAACATGCTATCAACATATGCTATCAAAGGAAAAAGACAACTGAAATTCTCATACGGAGAGGAAATAATATCCTATCAACTTAAATTAACCGGGGGATGCAATTACCTATAAGAAAAGACGAAGTTTCTATTTAGAAGCATTAAAAAAaccttaaaaaaatcataaaataaaattattgccCAATGCAATCTATAATACCATGCACAGTTAATCAAACATGAgcgacatttttttttttgatgtgaATCCTCTCGAAGCCGATCCCCATTAATTCAGTCGAGCTGGATCAGCCTATTAAAGGATAAAGTTTctcaatatgaattttttgtaTTCACAATGACTCGAACTCAAAACCTTACTTAAACAGAACAAATACCGAATCACTTGAATCAAACCATATTGATTGAGCAAGGTATTCTTTACCGTTCAAAGTTGGAAGAACATAACATTTGATCCTTTATTTGTGTCCAATATAGATGTCATACTTGCACTCCGGGCACTATTATTCAGTAATCCTTCCTTATCGACTCCGAGGCTGATATATCCTATGGACGGTCTCGAGTCTATTTTATTCATATGAATTGGGTCCCTAAATTTCTAGAAGGGATTCTCCTAATTCTTCCTGCCGACTTTCTGAATAAGACCCCGGAgatttaaaattgatttagaAGGGATTAGTTGCTTAGTGAGGAGTATTCAGGATTTGATAACATTCACTCCCTCTATAAGCCAGCGGCTGCTTCCACCAAAACCCATCCAACCGGAAGCTTCCtcttttctctgtttttcttttattacaGAAATCCTAATACAACTTAAAGATTATAGCGTTTCCAAtcttaattatgaaatatttctGAGTGAATTTCGAATTTCTGTGAAGGCGAATTGCTTCCTCCTTTTAAAACCTTCTCTTTTACCGGTTCTTCTTCATTGAACAAACCCAAAACCTCCACGTCTTCATCACATAAATAGCGAATGAAACCTTCGGAAAAGAAGgcaaaaaatttgaaaaaagaaaaaaaaaatcccaaattTCCGTTCCTCTTTTCTCATTCGACTTGGAGTTCATGGCCTCGTCTATGTTGCTCGTCATCCTCATCTTTGCATGCTTCTCTGCTTCATGTGCGGAGGTTCTGTTCCTCCCCCTGAAACACTCCCTCGCTGGAGCTCGATTCAACCGCACCCCCCACCATCTCCTGAAGTCGACCGCTGCTCACTCTGCTGCCCGCTTCCACCGCCACCACCAGCACCGCCACCTCTCATCATCCACTGCCCAGCAGCAggtctccctccctctcttgCCGGGCAGCGACTACACCCTGTCACTCACCGTAGCCTCCCGCCCTCCGCAGTCGGTTTCTCTGTACATGGACACCGGCAGCGACCTCGTGTGGTTCCCCTGCTCCCCCTTCACCTGCATCCTCTGTGACGGCAAGCCGAAGCCCAAACCCGCCACCCTCAACTTCTCATCATCCACCGCGTCTACTGTCTCCTGCCAGTCCGCCTCCTGCTCGGCCGCCCACTCCTCCACCTTGCTCCCGTCGTCTGACCTCTGCGCGATTGCGCGGTGCCCTTTGGACTCAATCGAGACTTCTGACTGTGACTCTTACCCCTGCCCGCCATTCTACTACGCCTACGGTGATGGCAGCTTCACTGCCCGCCTCCACCGCCACACAGTCTCCATCCCCATGTCCTCTCCGCCGCTCGTCCTCCCGAACTTCACGTTCGGATGCGCCCACTCTGCCCTCGGTGAGCCTGTTGGGGTGGCAGGGTTTGGCCGTGGAGTCCTCTCCTTGCCGGCCCAGCTGTTGAAGTTGTCACCTCAGCTGGGCAATCAGTTCTCTTACTGCCTGGTGTCGCACTCTTTCGATGCGAACCAGGTTAACCAGCCCAGTCTGCTCATTCTAGGCCGGTCCAAGTCTAAACAGAAGAGCTCGGGCTCCGGCAGTAGAGGAGGAATCAAATTTGTATTCACTCCGATGCTGGACAACCCGAGACACCCGTACTTCTACTCTGTCGGGCTCATGGGAGTCTCCGTGGGGAAGAAGAATATTCCGGCACCGATATTCTTGACAGAAATCGATGGGAAGGGGAATGGTGGGATGGTCGTGGACTCGGGGACTACCTTCACTATGCTGCCGGCGACTCTGTACAATGCCGTTGTGGCCGAATTGGACTACCAACTCGGGCGAGTCCGCAAACGGGCCAAGGAAATCGAGGCCCAAACTGGACTCAGCCCGTGTTATTACATTGATGACAAGGCGGCAAAATCGGACGTGCCAAACCTATCACTGCATTTCGCCGGGGATGGCAAAAGTTCCAGTATGGTGCTACTTCCCCGAGCCAACTACTTCTATGAGTTCGTGGACGGTAGCAGCGGACCGAGGAAGGGCCGGACAGTGGGGTGCTTGATGATAATAAACGGGGGAGATGAGGCCGACCTGGCCGGTGGGCCCGGGGCGATCCTTGGGAACTACCAGCAGCAGGGCTTTGAGGTGGTCTACGACCTGGAGAAGAAGCGGGTCGGGTTCGCGCGGCAGCACTGCTCTTCCCTCTGGGACAACCTTAAACAGCGGTAACGGGGGCGCGGGCATTGACTTCCGCCCCTGGTCAAAGCCTCCCTCGGGGCTTTGAAGGTTGAAATTTGGGCCGCACGTGTTGAAGTGTCTGGTAATCGGAGGAACTGgcagttttctttttttgggattATTGTTGCATTTGCACTTCGATTTTTGCAgcattgattttttcttttttctttttttggcatttatatttattataaatcgTGAATGTACATAGAAAAAGTCGATATTTCCTTTCCCATCCTTTATGCTGCAAACATTGAAGTGCAAATGCGCTTTGGCCATTTGTGATGTAAATGTGAAATTATTAGTCCAAGTGAATAAACAGATTCCTTCGTTGTTTAAGCTTTTATAAAGCGTTACTTGCTGCGTATAAGCCATGAGAAAATCTCACAATAATTCTTCCTCAAATAACATATGATAAAGAACCAATAAAGTTTTACGATAATTAGCAATGACTATGACACGTTGTTAATACTTATTCATTGGCTTGATGCAACTTATTCAGTAATTATGTCACCCAACTTGATGAGATATAATCATCCAatagatttcttttctttggatATATCATATCAGGCTActagtagtttttttttttggtaaaaagtTCATTAAAGCTAATAAAAAAGTGTGCTGAAAGATCAACTATAGTACGTGAGAAATATGTCCTATTTACATCTGAAAACGtctgaaaaagtaaaatagacGTTAAGTTAAAAACAATTACACTTAACATCTTAGTCCCTCCCCATTTTGGCTAGAATATCAGCGCATCCATTCGTCTCCTCATACGTGCGCTACTAAACAGTACGTGGGCTACTAGTAGTTGAGTATCGGATATGTTCTCCTAGCTAAAATGTGTTTTTCTACTGTAAGAGCCCCCTCCTCCTTTTCCCCTTTTACATCTGTTTGGTATTTTACAGTATCTAGCATTTGCTGGAGGAAGCAAAGCATGTTCTTTGCTTGCATCTTAACGTGGCGTGATGTTTGTCCTAGCACATTTGGTATGACCAaatcgtgaaaaaaaaaaatttgaaatataccGTGTCAATTAGGTCCGCGGTGGCTGAGTTGCACTCTATTTTCATTTACAGTACTGATGCCTGGGCAGTTCATCAATTAGCTCTTATTACCTTTCTACCTCCTAcgctctttttattttttttttgagaaaacagaaaagaatgaaaacctctttttatttataattaaaaagaaaaaaagaaaaatagtgaGGTCCTCATAAATAAAGAGCAGAAAAATTGAAGCTTGGGCCCGTGCATGTCCAACACAGAGACGCATTCCGGCCCAACGTATCGGACTACCAAAGCTGATTGCTCTTCATTGAATGCACCTATCCACGAGCCTCCGGCGTCGTTTCTGTGGAGCAGTGGGCTGTGAAGGTACTACATGGGCTCCATCCTTGGGCCCACGCTAGTACCTCTTCTTTTTTGTGTCAGCCCAATGGCCAGATAATAAATTCCTCCGACCAAACAATGAAgacatcaattttattttattttctgtttTAGTTACGGGCATGTGAGCCTAatatacaagaaaaaaaatgtaaataaagaTTGTGGGCAATAAAAAAAGCtccatttatatttataaataaataaaagtgcaCAAAATACTCCTAGTGGTTAGAAAAAGAATCAAGGTTGAAACCCTTTTAACTCTAACCGAAAATTTGTACCATTACATTATACCTCCCTTTTCAAatatcattatttatttatgaaaatgtgacttaataaaaaattaaattctaattaataaattttacttGTATTGTTCGAGTTTGAAAATCATTTGAAGCACCTCGCCATCAGAGCTGGATCAAAAATTGAAATcctcataatttcaatttgaaaaaagaaaagcccTCCTCAAATTCAAGCCCCCTCAAGTTCCTCCGTAGACGCTTAGATGACTAAGTAAATTAGTATGATGCCTACCATGATTGTTAGAATAGTGATTCGAAttgtagaatcgtacgattctacgatttaAGGGGGGTTCACCGATTCCAATACTACGGGGTGAGTCGAGATTGTGGAATCGTGACCGAATCGCGTGCTGAGTCATAGAATCGCAGAATCAGAtcgattctgcgattctacGTTCAGGCCCAATTCGGCCCAAGCCCAGGCCCGGAAGCTGGCGGAAGCCCATACCTGGAAGCCTAGACCCGAAGCTCTCTCCCGCCCgccctttcttccttctttccAGTTGGATGAACCCTAATTTCTCCTTTCCTTCCAGTCCGACCTTGAAGCCTTCGACCATTGCCCCTAAATCTTTGAGTCTTCGAAAAAATCTTCCATCCACCTGCTTGCTTCTACGAGCTTCGATTGACGGACCACCACCTGCTTCTTCGGACAAGCTAGCTTGTCCAAGCTTTCAGTCTTCCATCCACCTTCTCCAAGTGGCAGAGTTGCGGTTACTTTCTCGGTTACTCCGAGCTTCGACTGGGGCATGACAGGTACGATCTCCAATTCTAAGCTCTAATCTCCCTTCCCTAAACTTCTCGACATCATTGATTGTGATATATCGATGATGATTCGATTTCTCAAACTCGTGTTCATTCAAATTAGTAGCTTCGCA
This genomic window contains:
- the LOC116195143 gene encoding probable aspartyl protease At4g16563, with product MASSMLLVILIFACFSASCAEVLFLPLKHSLAGARFNRTPHHLLKSTAAHSAARFHRHHQHRHLSSSTAQQQVSLPLLPGSDYTLSLTVASRPPQSVSLYMDTGSDLVWFPCSPFTCILCDGKPKPKPATLNFSSSTASTVSCQSASCSAAHSSTLLPSSDLCAIARCPLDSIETSDCDSYPCPPFYYAYGDGSFTARLHRHTVSIPMSSPPLVLPNFTFGCAHSALGEPVGVAGFGRGVLSLPAQLLKLSPQLGNQFSYCLVSHSFDANQVNQPSLLILGRSKSKQKSSGSGSRGGIKFVFTPMLDNPRHPYFYSVGLMGVSVGKKNIPAPIFLTEIDGKGNGGMVVDSGTTFTMLPATLYNAVVAELDYQLGRVRKRAKEIEAQTGLSPCYYIDDKAAKSDVPNLSLHFAGDGKSSSMVLLPRANYFYEFVDGSSGPRKGRTVGCLMIINGGDEADLAGGPGAILGNYQQQGFEVVYDLEKKRVGFARQHCSSLWDNLKQR